A stretch of Primulina tabacum isolate GXHZ01 chromosome 13, ASM2559414v2, whole genome shotgun sequence DNA encodes these proteins:
- the LOC142522308 gene encoding uncharacterized protein LOC142522308: MHKLGRGQRDKVQQFMTITGSSEKVSIQALKSSDWQLEGAFDIFYSQPKIKSFADTRHLEELYNRYKDTFTDMILADGITLLCNDIQVDPQDIVMLVLSWHMKAATMCEFSKQEFIGGLQSLGIESLEKFRERLPYMCSELKDEQKFREIYNFAFGWAKEQGQKSLALDTAIGMWQLLFAERQWPLVEHWCQFLQARHNKAISRDTWSQLLEFARTVDPALSNYDPEGAWPYLIDEFVDYLTENGIMQKGKLCDWSL; encoded by the exons ATG CACAAGTTGGGTAGAGGACAACGTGACAAGGTGCAGCAGTTCATGACTATTACAGGGTCCAG TGAAAAAGTTTCCATCCAGGCTCTGAAGTCCAGCGACTGGCAACTTGAAGGAGCATTTGATATATTTTACAGCCAGCCCAAAATCAAGTCATTTGCTGACACTAGGCACTTAGAGGAGCTCTACAATAGATACAAAG ATACATTTACTGATATGATATTGGCTGATGGAATCACTCTCCTGTGCAATGATATTCAG GTTGATCCTCAGGACATTGTCATG TTGGTTCTTTCGTGGCACATGAAGGCTGCTACCATGTGTGAATTCTCAAAGCAGGAGTTtattggtggattacaatctcTTGG GATAGAATCTCTGGAGAAGTTCAGAGAAAGACTACCGTATATGTGTTCTGAACTCAAAGATGAAC AGAAGTTCCGTGAGATCTATAACTTCGCATTTGGCTGGGCTAAAGAGCAG GGTCAGAAGTCTTTGGCATTGGATACAGCCATTGGAATGTGGCAGTTACTATTCGCAGAAAGGCAATGGCCATTAGTCGAGCATTGGTGCCAGTTCTTACAG GCACGGCATAACAAAGCAATTTCTCGTGACACCTGGTcccagctgctggaatttgcaAGG ACTGTGGATCCTGCATTATCAAACTATGACCCTGAAGGTGCTTGGCCATACCTGATCGATGAATTTGTTGACTACTTGACGGAAAATGGTATAATGCAGAAGGGTAAGTTGTGTGATTGGAGCTTGTAG
- the LOC142522450 gene encoding metal tolerance protein 9-like yields the protein MASGTGVGVGVGVGESCKAELLGSSEIDVEQSSWRLNINEFRMPERCSDHRHQSFSLRRLLRGKKKQGKIAEYYKKQERLLEGFTEMESMHEVGGLPDALTQDEMKALARSERMAIHISNIANLFLFLAKVYASVESRSLAVIASTMDSFLDLLSGLILWFTSHAMKNPNQYHYPIGKKRMQPVGIIVFASVMATLGLQIILESVRQLIAKSGPKMDHKKEMWMIGIMISVTIVKFFLMLYCRRFKNEIVRAYAQDHFFDVITNSIGLITAVLAVRFFWWIDPTGAIIIAIYTINTWAKTVIENVWSLIGRTAPPDFLAKLTYLIWNHHKEIKHIDTVRAYTFGCHYFVEVDIVLPEDMLLSQAHNIGETLQEKLEQLLEVERAFVHIDFEFTHRPEHKSKV from the exons ATGGCGAGTGGCACTGGCGTCGGCGTCGGCGTCGGCGTCGGCGAGAGTTGCAAGGCTGAGTTACTCGGCTCGTCGGAAATCGACGTTGAGCAGTCGTCATGGAGGCTCAACATTAATGAATTTCGGATGCCGGAGCGCTGTTCCGATCACCGTCACCAGTCGTTCAGTCTCCGACGCCTGCTCCGCGGCAAAA agaAACAAGGAAAAATTGCTGAATATTACAAGAAACAGGAGAGACTCCTAGAAGGTTTCACTGAAATGGAAAGCATGCATGAAGTAGGTGGTTTACCTGATGCTCTGACACAG GATGAAATGAAAGCACTAGCCAGGAGTGAAAGGATGGCTATTCATATCTCCAACATAGCCAATTTATTCCTTTTCCTTGCAAAAGTATATGCTTCAGTTGAGAGCAGATCCTTGGCTGTCATCGCGTCAACCATGGATTCTTTCCTAGATCTGTTATCGGGATTGATTCTGTGGTTCACTTCTCATGCCATGAAAAATCCAAACCAGTATCACTACCCAATAGGAAAGAAACGGATGCAACCAGTG GGAATTATTGTTTTTGCATCCGTAATGGCAACTCTTGGATTGCAAATTATACTGGAATCTGTCCGGCAACTCATTGCTAAG TCTGGTCCAAAGATGGACCATAAAAAGGAGATGTGGATGATAGGGATCATGATTTCTGTAACTATTGTGAAGTTTTTTCTTATGCTTTATTGCCGCAGATTCAAGAATGAAATCGTTAGAGCCTACGCCCAAGATCATTTCTTTGATGTCATCACCAACTCAATTGGACTAATAACTGCTGTTTTGGCAGTCCGATTCTTCTGGTGGATTGACCCTACTGGTGCCATAATT ATAGCAATTTATACAATCAACACATGGGCGAAAACTGTTATTGAAAATGTATGGTCTTTGATTGGAAGAACCGCTCCGCCAGATTTTCTTGCGAAACtaacatatctcatatggaaCCATCACAAAGAGATCAAACACATTGATACCGTGAGAGCGTACACATTTGGTTGCCATTACTTTGTGGAGGTCGACATTGTGTTGCCAGAAGACATGCTCTTGAGCCAAGCCCACAATATTGGTGAAACATTACAAGAAAAGCTCGAGCAACTTCTTGAGGTCGAAAGAGCTTTTGTTCATATAGACTTTGAGTTCACTCATAGACCAGAACACAAGAGCAAAGTATGA
- the LOC142522034 gene encoding pentatricopeptide repeat-containing protein At5g46460, mitochondrial-like, producing MPVPPNDFIWRSLLSTGKIHGNLELGKKAAQHLLESNSFDDSACVLYSNVCATSGKWHDVQGVRVKMETENVKKRPACSWLNIRNKISSFRPGDQSHPEYGQIYIKLAQMKKEIKAAGYVPDTSYALHDTDEEQKEDNLWKHSERLALSYGLISTQEGSNLRIFKNLRVCGDCHSVYKFVSSIVSREIILRDPYRFHHFSGGTCSCGDYW from the coding sequence ATGCCAGTCCCACCTAATGACTTCATCTGGCGAAGTTTGTTGTCCACCggcaaaatccatggtaacttgGAACTGGGAAAAAAAGCGGCACAACATCTTCTCGAGTCAAACTCTTTCGATGATTCTGCTTGTGTTCTTTATTCAAATGTTTGCGCTACATCAGGAAAATGGCATGATGTTCAGGGAGTGCGAGTGAAAATGGAAACAGAAAATGTGAAAAAGAGGCCCGCCTGCAGCTGGCTTAACATCAGAAacaaaataagctcatttaggCCAGGTGATCAATCCCACCCAGAATATGgacaaatatatattaaattggCACAGATGAAGAAAGAAATCAAGGCGGCAGGCTACGTTCCAGACACGAGCTATGCATTGCATGACACTGATGAAGAACAGAAGGAGGACAACTTGTGGAAACACAGTGAGAGGCTGGCACTTTCATATGGTTTGATTAGTACACAAGAAGGTTCAAATCTTCGAATTTTCAAGAATCTTCGAGTTTGTGGTGATTGCCACTCCGTTTACAAATTTGTAAGCAGCATAGTCAGTAGGGAAATTATCCTGAGGGACCCTTATCGGTTTCACCACTTTAGTGGTGGTACATGTTCTTGCGGTGACTATTGGTAG